In Amyelois transitella isolate CPQ chromosome 3, ilAmyTran1.1, whole genome shotgun sequence, a single genomic region encodes these proteins:
- the LOC106133513 gene encoding lysine-specific demethylase 6A isoform X2, producing MALYVSPGFSRAADAHLRLALMFKARRHWGSAAIHFRRAKLAPHQDATFTRLELSFHAAHLLEARGLRKSARDAYERLLKEPQLSASLKADVCRQLGWLYHRCISLGETGARARAAIWCLQRAVAAEPDSGAGLYLLGRCYAAQGKVHDAFIVYRNSVEKSEGNADTWCSIGVLYQQQNQPMDALQAYICAVQLDKGHSAAWTNLGSLYESCQMPRDAFACYTNGGSAATANNASLRQRLAFLRANLAHAPMPSVTGKRRQLPSIEEAWNLPISAEMSSRAPKAAPPPYPGARDSPPPLTPHQLQTLQHLQRNAHNLSPPQQVIMQQLLSQYRLAQAARARAVTKSESNATGGDSAESLAEDLLKRFSDSQPDIKKEPVAENASTAAGSEAVLGGRQPVVKLEPLKTDPLKPVTFNIGMSSKQILDACKENAGAPTSWSVLGDGCGPPEPPPVPPPRLSAEQLAPPAPFVYVESKRDAFSPQLQDFCLKHPIAVVRGLTAALKLDLGLFSTKTLVEAWPDHAVEVRTQLMQSADENWDPTGRRRVWACASHRSHTTVRKYAQYQAGSFHESLREERERGAAPLAAGALSDSDGRESGSGPAKRRRGARMLRFGTNVDLSDERKWRPQLTELQKLPAFARVASAANMLSHVGHVILGMNTVQLYMKVPGSRTPGHQENNNFCSININIGPGDCEWFGVPDAYWGGVRELCERHGLSYLHGSWWPDPEELRAHGVPVYRFTQRPGDLVWVNAGCVHWVQATGWCNNIAWNVGPLTARQYSLALERYEWNKVQNFKSIVPMVHLTWNLARNIRVSDPRLHRAMRTCLLQTLRAAAGTLAAVRARGLAVRFHGRAKGEASHYCGVCEREVWHALLVREHERRHVVHCLACARRAAPALAGFLCLEEHHVDELAHVYDSFTLHRPAPPPLAPLPPPATPD from the exons ATGGCACTATACGTGTCTCCAGGGTTTTCACGGGCGGCGGATGCTCACCTCCGGCTGGCGCTGATGTTCAAAGCGCGGCGGCACTGGGGCTCCGCTGCGATCCACTTCAGGAGAGCCAAACTCGCGCCACATCAAGATGCTACCTTCACCCGTTTGGAGCTGAGCTTCCACGCGGCTCACCTACTTGAAGCGAGAGGACTTCGCAAATCGGCAAGAGACGCATATGAAAGATTGCTGAAGGAGCCACAGCTATCAGCGTCCTTGAAAGCAGATGTTTGCAGACAATTAG gtTGGCTGTACCACCGCTGCATTTCCCTCGGCGAGACCGGCGCACGAGCACGCGCTGCTATCTGGTGCCTGCAGCGCGCGGTGGCCGCGGAGCCAGACTCGGGCGCGGGGCTCTACCTTCTGGGGAGATGCTACGCCGCCCAGGGCAAGGTCCATGACGCGTTCATCGTTTATAGGAATTCAGTTGAAAAATCTGAAGGCAATGCAGATACATGGTGCTCGATAGG GGTCCTTTACCAACAGCAGAATCAGCCCATGGACGCCTTACAAGCCTATATTTGCGCTGTGCAACTAGACAAGGGCCATTCCGCAGCCTGGACGAATCTTGGGAGTTTGTATGAGAGCTGTCAGATGCCCAGGGATGCCTTTGCGTGCTATACCAACGGCGGAAGCGCAGCGACCGCCAATAACGCCTCGTTGAGACAAAGACTGGCTTTTCTAAGGGCGAACTTGGCGCACGCGCCGATGCCCTCGGTTACTGGCAA ACGCCGCCAACTGCCATCTATCGAGGAGGCGTGGAACCTCCCGATCTCTGCTGAGATGTCGTCCCGGGCACCCAAGGCGGCGCCCCCGCCGTACCCCGGCGCGAGAGATTCCCCGCCGCCGCTCACGCCGCACCAACTGCAAACGTTGCAACATTTGCAGCGGAATGCGCACAATCTGTCGCCGCCGCAACAA GTAATTATGCAGCAACTCTTGTCGCAGTACCGGCTGGCGCAAGCCGCGAGAGCGCGTGCG GTTACTAAAAGCGAAAGCAACGCGACCGGCGGTGACAGTGCGGAGTCACTGGCCGAAGATTTACTGAAAAGGTTTTCGGACTCGCAACCCGATATCAAGAAGGAACCAGTGGCCG AGAATGCGTCCACTGCGGCCGGCAGCGAGGCCGTGCTGGGGGGCCGCCAGCCCGTCGTCAAGCTGGAACCGCTCAAGACGGACCCGCTCAAACCCGTCACCTTCAACATCGGCATGAGCTCCAAGCAGATCCTCGACGCTTGCAA GGAAAATGCCGGTGCACCCACGTCATGGTCAGTGCTAGGCGACGGTTGCGGACCCCCTGAGCCTCCTCCTGTGCCCCCGCCACGTTTATCCGCCGAGCAACTGGCTCCGCCGGCGCCCTTCGTTTACGTAGAATCCAAACGCGACGCCTTCTCGCCACAACTACAAGATTTCTGTCTGAAGCATCCTATCGCGGTCGTCCGTGGACTTACCGCCGCGCTGAAGCTCGACCTCGGGCTGTTCTCGACGAAGACCCTCGTGGAGGCGTGGCCCGACCACGCGGTGGAGGTGCGCACGCAGCTGATGCAGTCGGCCGACGAGAACTGGGACCCCACGGGGCGGCGGCGCGTGTGGGCGTGCGCCTCGCACCGCTCGCACACCACCGTGCGCAAGTACGCGCAGTACCAGGCCGGCTCCTTCCACGAGTCGCTGCGCGAGGAGCGCGAgcgcggcgcggcgccgcTGGCGGCCGGCGCGCTGTCCGACTCCGACGGCCGCGAGTCGGGCTCCGGGCCCGCCAAGCGGCGCCGCGGCGCGCGCATGCTGCGCTTCGGCACCAACGTCGACCTCTCCGACGAGCGCAAGTGGCGCCCGCAGCTCACCGAGCTTCAGAAGCTGCCCGCCTTCGCGCGGGTCGCCTCCGCCGCCAACATGCTGTCCCACGTCGGCCACGTCATCCTCGGCATGAACACGGTGCAGCTATACATGAAGGTGCCCGGCAGCCGCACGCCCGGCCACCAGGAGAACAACAACTTCTGCTCGATCAACATCAACATCGGGCCCGGGGACTGCGAGTGGTTCGGCGTGCCCGACGCGTACTGGGGCGGCGTGCGCGAGCTGTGCGAGCGACACGGGCTGTCGTACCTGCACGGCTCGTGGTGGCCGGACCCCGAGGAGCTGCGCGCGCACGGCGTGCCCGTGTACCGCTTCACGCAGCGGCCCGGCGACCTCGTGTGGGTGAACGCGGGCTGCGTGCACTGGGTGCAGGCCACCGGCTGGTGCAACAACATCGCGTGGAACGTCGGGCCGCTCACCGCCCGCCAGTACTCGCTCGCGCTCGAGCGCTACGAGTGGAACAAGGTGCAGAACTTCAAGTCGATCGTGCCGATGGTGCACCTGACGTGGAACCTGGCGCGCAACATCCGCGTGTCGGACCCGCGGCTGCACCGCGCCATGCGCACGTGCCTGCTGCAGACGCTGCGCGCGGCGGCCGGCACGCTGGCGGCCGTGCGCGCGCGCGGGCTGGCCGTGCGCTTCCACGGGCGCGCCAAGGGCGAGGCGTCGCACTACTGCGGCGTGTGCGAGCGCGAGGTGTGGCACGCGCTGCTGGTGCGCGAGCACGAGCGCCGGCACGTGGTGCACTGCCTGGCGtgcgcgcgccgcgccgcgcccgcgctgGCCGGCTTCCTGTGCCTGGAGGAGCACCACGTGGACGAGCTGGCGCACGTGTACGACAGCTTCACGCTGCACCggcccgcgccgccgccgctggCGCCGCTGCCGCCGCCCGCCACGCCCGACTGA